The sequence CGTTGGTCTGCAGCGAACGCTGGTCGACGACGACGCCCTTGGCCCGCCCGGTCGTCGCCGAGGTGTGCAGGATCAGCACCGGGTCGGCCGGTCCGCTGGCCGCCTCGCCCGTGAACTCCTCGCCGGCGTCCGGAAGCTCGGGGATCGTCGCGATGTCGGTGACGGGCAGTCCCGGGTACAGGTCGCCCAGGCGGGCCGCGTAGCCCTCCTCGGCGACGGCCGCCGACGGCTCGACGGACTCCATGATCGCGCCGATCTCCGGGTCGGTCAGCGCCGGGTTGACCGGCACCGCGACCAGGCCCGCGGCGGCGCAGGCGAGGTAGGTCTCCAGCACCTCGACGCGGTTGTCGCTGAGCACGAGGACGCGGCTGCCCGGCAGTGTGTCGTGGCGCAGCCGGCAGGCCAGCGCCCGCATGTCGCGGTGCAGTGCGCGCCAGCTGACGTCGCGCCGGCCGTCGCGCAGAGCGAGGGCGTCGGCGTCCCGGTCCAGTCCGCGCCGCACCACGTGGTTGAGCCACATGTCAGCCCGCCTCCCCCGCGCCGAGCACGGCGGCGACGGCGCGCACCGAGGTGAGCCCGAGCAGTTCCTCGTCGCCGAGGGGCCGGGCGAGTTCGTCCTCCAGGCTCAGCGCGATCCGGATCAGTTCGCCCGAGCCGATGCCCGCCCGGGCGAAGTCGTCGTCGTCGCCGAGGCGGTCCAGCAGGGTGGGGTGCTCGAGGCTGCGCCCGATCAGGGCGCGTACGGCCTCCAGGGAGCGTACGGCGGTCATGCGGTCCTCCTCGGGCGGGCGCCGACACCGGCCATCGCCCAGTAGGGCGCGGGTTCGCCGTCGAAGTACACGAGGGGTTCGGCGCTGTCGGTGCGGCACGGCAGCAGCCGGTTGAAGCGGCTGCCGAAACAGGCGGCGGCGAACTCGGGCGACTTCTCCACCCCGCGCTCGTCGCCGACGGTGGCGACGAAGGCGAACACCGGGTCGAGCGACTTGTGCACGCCGTCCTCGACGACGTCGCACCAGGCGTGGTCGCTGCCGAAGAGCCCGAGCAGGTAGCCGCGCCGGGCCGTCGCCTGAAGGCCGGCCGCGCGCAGCCGGTCGGTGAGCAGCCGCGAGGCGACCACGCAGTCGGCGATGCCGAGTTCCCAGGCGCGGTGGTGGTCCGCGCGCAGCGGCTCGGGGACCGTCTGGTAGACGACGCGGCGGGAGGCGAGGCCGTCGACGACCTCGGACCAGGCCGCAAGGATGCGCGGGTCGCGCACCGTGTGCTCCGCGCCGGTCAGGCGGATGGCCGCCGTGTAGCCGGACGGGCCGAGCGGCTCGTCGAACGGTCCGCCGGCGAGCAGTTCCACGCCGGGCGCGGACAGGTCGGGGACCCGGACGGTCACCGCCGGTCCCCCGCCCACCGCCGAGAGGGCCGGTGCTGCCTCACCGCCGGCCGTGCGGGACGGGTGGACGCCGACCTCCCAGTCGCGGGGCGCGAACCAGCCGGCCCGCGACGAGGCCGCGAAGCGCATCAGGAAGCGCAGGCCGAGTTCGGGCACGGTCTGGCCGGTGCCGCAGAACATGCCGACGTTCATCAGGTCGTCGTAGTCGAACAGCGGGCCCCGCCGGGAGTCGACGACGTGCGGCAGTCCCTCGTCGGCGAGCCGGGCCACCTGTTCGGGTGCGGCGCGCAGGGCGCGCGCCGCGGTCGCGGTGTCGGTGTCGTAGCGGGCCACGTCCGCCGGCGCGACCCTGAACCGGTCGAGTGCGCCGAGCAGCGCGTGCGACGCGGCGGTCTCCACGGTCACAGCGAGCTTCCCTCCCGCGCCAGCTTCGCCACGAAGTCGGCGAGTTCGCGCACGGTCGCGCTCTCGAAGAGGAAGTCGTCGGGGATGACGACCTCGCACTCGTCCTCGATGTCGGTGATGGCGCGCAGGGCCTTGACGGACTCGATGCCCGGCACGGCCGACAGCGGCTTGTCGGGGTCGATGGACGACTCGGCGACCTGCGCCTGCGCGGCCAGGGCCCGTACGACGATCTCCAGGGTCGCGGTGACGCTCACGAGTGCTGTCCTTCCGGTGCGGTGGTGGTTGCGGACTTGTGCTGCCGGTACAGGTCGGCCGCGCCGGAGCGCTTGACCTTTCCGGAGCTGGTGAACGGGAGGGTCTGGGGGGAGACCGCGAGGGTCTCCACGGCGGTGAGGCCGAGGTGTTCGGCCAGCCGGGTGCGGATGGCCTCGCCGACGGCCTGCGCCGTGCCGGCGTCGAGCCTGGTCTCCCAGATCACGACCATGCGCTCCTCTCCGTCCGCGTCCCAGGCGAAGGCGGCGCAGTGCCGGCGGTCGACCCCGGGGGTGGCCTTGACGATCTCCTCGACGTCCTCGGCGTAGTAGTTCTGGCCGCGGACGACGGCCATCGCCTTCAGGCGGCCCATGACGTACAGCTCGCCGTCGCGGAGGAAGCCGATGTCGCCGGTGCGCAGCATCCCGTCGGGCGTGAACGGCTGCCGGTCGGCCGGCAGGCCCAGGTAGCCGGACGTCACGGGCCCGCCGCCGATCTGCACCTCGCCGACGACGCCCTCCTCGAGCGCGGTGCCGTCGGCGTCGCCGATGCGCAGCTCGACGCCCTCGACGGGGGTGCCGCAGGAGACGACGGTGCGGGTGGTGGGGCCGGGCTCGGCACTCTGCTCGACGCGGCCGCCGGGGGACAGGCTGGAGCGCTCGACCTCGAGGCTGCGGTAGGCGGATCCGGGCGCGCCGGTGCTGACGATCAACGTGGCTTCGGCGAGGCCGTAGTTGGGCTGGACGACCTGGGGACGCAGCCCGTAGGGGGCGAAGGTCCGCTGGAACGCCTCGAGGCTGGAGCGGCGCACCGGCTCGGAACCGTTGCCGCCGTAGCGCCACGCCGACAGGTCGAGGCCGTCGGGGATGCCCTTGGCGGCGGCCGCGACCAGGTAGTCGTAGAAGAAGTTCGGAGCCGGCTGGATGGTGCAGCGCGCCGCGGCGAACTCGGCGAGCCACTGCATGGGGCGGCGCACGAAGTCGCCGGGCTGCCACAGGGTGATGGCCGAGCCCATGCGCAGCGCCGCGAGCAGCGTGAACAGGCCCATGTCGTGGAAGAGCGGCAGCCATTCGCCGAGCCGGTCCTCCGGCTGCCACAGGGTGCCGGCCTCGATCGCGTCGAGTCCGGCCGAGATGTTGTCGTGGCTCACCACGACGCCCTTGGGCGCCGAGGTGCTGCCGGAGGTGTACTGGATGACCGCGGGGGCCGCGCCGCCGCCGGCCGGGGCGGGCAACTCCTCGCGGGCGGCGGGGG comes from Streptomyces sp. FXJ1.172 and encodes:
- a CDS encoding acyl carrier protein produces the protein MSVTATLEIVVRALAAQAQVAESSIDPDKPLSAVPGIESVKALRAITDIEDECEVVIPDDFLFESATVRELADFVAKLAREGSSL
- a CDS encoding phosphopantetheine-binding protein; this translates as MTAVRSLEAVRALIGRSLEHPTLLDRLGDDDDFARAGIGSGELIRIALSLEDELARPLGDEELLGLTSVRAVAAVLGAGEAG
- a CDS encoding AMP-binding protein, with translation MTHLWYELSRALRDETLLHTPSRAEEPVSGRALFDRAERTAGALLAACGGRTPRRVGLLMANGEPWVRGLLAALRLDAAAVPLALPVAFGGADAYAAHVRRIADDASLDAMLVDGSVGGRITSRVAEAVPGLPFLDIAEPPAAREELPAPAGGGAAPAVIQYTSGSTSAPKGVVVSHDNISAGLDAIEAGTLWQPEDRLGEWLPLFHDMGLFTLLAALRMGSAITLWQPGDFVRRPMQWLAEFAAARCTIQPAPNFFYDYLVAAAAKGIPDGLDLSAWRYGGNGSEPVRRSSLEAFQRTFAPYGLRPQVVQPNYGLAEATLIVSTGAPGSAYRSLEVERSSLSPGGRVEQSAEPGPTTRTVVSCGTPVEGVELRIGDADGTALEEGVVGEVQIGGGPVTSGYLGLPADRQPFTPDGMLRTGDIGFLRDGELYVMGRLKAMAVVRGQNYYAEDVEEIVKATPGVDRRHCAAFAWDADGEERMVVIWETRLDAGTAQAVGEAIRTRLAEHLGLTAVETLAVSPQTLPFTSSGKVKRSGAADLYRQHKSATTTAPEGQHS
- a CDS encoding transglutaminase; the protein is MTVETAASHALLGALDRFRVAPADVARYDTDTATAARALRAAPEQVARLADEGLPHVVDSRRGPLFDYDDLMNVGMFCGTGQTVPELGLRFLMRFAASSRAGWFAPRDWEVGVHPSRTAGGEAAPALSAVGGGPAVTVRVPDLSAPGVELLAGGPFDEPLGPSGYTAAIRLTGAEHTVRDPRILAAWSEVVDGLASRRVVYQTVPEPLRADHHRAWELGIADCVVASRLLTDRLRAAGLQATARRGYLLGLFGSDHAWCDVVEDGVHKSLDPVFAFVATVGDERGVEKSPEFAAACFGSRFNRLLPCRTDSAEPLVYFDGEPAPYWAMAGVGARPRRTA